One genomic segment of Rhizobium gallicum bv. gallicum R602sp includes these proteins:
- a CDS encoding acyl carrier protein, whose protein sequence is MSDIAERVKKIVIDHLGVDAEKVVESASFIDDLGADSLDTVELVMAFEEEFGVEIPDDAADSILTVGDAVKFIEKAQA, encoded by the coding sequence ATGAGCGATATCGCAGAACGCGTAAAGAAAATTGTTATTGATCATCTTGGCGTCGATGCCGAGAAGGTTGTCGAGAGCGCCAGCTTTATCGACGATCTGGGCGCTGACTCGCTCGACACGGTCGAACTGGTCATGGCCTTCGAAGAAGAATTCGGCGTAGAAATTCCAGACGACGCAGCAGACTCGATCCTCACGGTCGGCGACGCAGTAAAGTTCATTGAAAAGGCCCAGGCTTAA
- the fabF gene encoding beta-ketoacyl-ACP synthase II, giving the protein MRRVVITGTGMVSPLGCGTEVTWSRLLAGRSGARLVTEFEVDDLPAKIACRIPVGDGTEGTFNQDDWMEPKEQRKVDPFIIYGMAAADMALNDAGWHPENDEDQIATGVLIGSGIGGIEGIVEAGYTLRDKGPRRISPFFIPGRLINLVSGQVSIRHKLRGPNHSVVTACSTGAHAIGDAARMIALGDADVMVAGGTESPVSRISLAGFAACKALSTQHNDDPEKASRPYDRDRDGFVMGEGAGIIVLEELEHAKARGAKIYAEIVGYGLSGDAYHITAPAEDGDGAQRCMAMALKRAGLTAADVDYINAHGTSTMADTIELGAVERLVGNAASKISMSSTKSATGHLLGAAGAIEAIFATLAIRDNVAPPTLNLDNPERETAIDLVPHKARQREINVALSNSFGFGGTNASLVLRRYTA; this is encoded by the coding sequence ATGAGACGGGTCGTCATCACAGGTACCGGTATGGTATCACCCTTGGGATGCGGAACTGAAGTGACGTGGTCGCGGTTGCTCGCCGGCCGCAGCGGCGCCCGCCTTGTCACCGAATTCGAGGTGGACGATCTCCCTGCCAAGATTGCCTGCCGCATTCCGGTTGGTGATGGTACAGAGGGCACCTTCAACCAGGATGACTGGATGGAGCCGAAGGAACAACGCAAGGTCGATCCCTTCATCATCTACGGCATGGCCGCTGCCGACATGGCGCTGAATGACGCCGGCTGGCATCCAGAGAACGACGAGGACCAGATCGCGACCGGCGTGCTGATCGGCTCCGGCATCGGCGGCATCGAGGGTATCGTCGAGGCGGGTTACACGCTTCGCGATAAGGGCCCGCGCCGCATCTCGCCCTTCTTCATTCCCGGCCGCCTGATCAACCTCGTATCCGGCCAGGTCTCGATCCGCCACAAGCTTAGGGGGCCGAACCACTCGGTCGTCACCGCCTGCTCGACTGGCGCGCACGCCATCGGTGATGCTGCCCGTATGATCGCGCTCGGCGATGCCGATGTCATGGTCGCGGGCGGGACGGAATCGCCGGTCAGCCGCATCTCGCTTGCGGGCTTTGCTGCCTGCAAGGCGCTTTCCACGCAGCATAACGACGATCCTGAGAAAGCATCGCGTCCCTACGATCGCGACCGCGACGGCTTCGTCATGGGCGAAGGTGCCGGTATCATCGTTCTCGAAGAGCTGGAACATGCCAAGGCGCGTGGCGCGAAGATCTACGCCGAAATCGTCGGCTATGGCCTCTCGGGCGACGCCTACCACATCACTGCGCCGGCGGAAGACGGTGACGGGGCGCAGCGCTGCATGGCCATGGCGCTGAAGCGCGCCGGACTGACGGCTGCAGATGTCGATTATATCAATGCGCATGGCACGTCGACCATGGCCGATACGATCGAGCTTGGCGCCGTCGAGCGTCTGGTCGGCAATGCGGCATCGAAGATTTCGATGTCTTCGACCAAGTCGGCGACCGGCCATCTGCTGGGCGCAGCCGGGGCCATCGAGGCGATCTTCGCGACGCTTGCGATCCGCGACAATGTCGCTCCGCCGACGCTCAACCTCGATAATCCCGAGCGCGAAACGGCGATCGATCTTGTCCCGCACAAGGCTCGTCAGCGAGAAATCAATGTTGCGCTCTCGAATTCCTTCGGATTCGGCGGTACGAATGCATCGCTGGTGCTGCGCCGCTATACTGCCTGA
- the mltG gene encoding endolytic transglycosylase MltG: protein MSDTNQSNDAAGHNGHPAQNGPIIPKSPNEALRPERVPEPPKRSKKARSQVVIFLNFLMTMVVLACAAGIFAFYYAISSYQDPGPLETNTNFIVRNGAGLSEIATNLERNNIVSDARIFRYLTATYLNEGESLKAGEYEIKAKASMNDIMELLKSGKSILYSISFPEGLTVRQMFNRMSGDTVLEGELPTALPPEGSLRPDTYKFSRGTKRSEIIDQMAAEQKKLVDQIWEKRDPSVSLKSKEEFVVLASIVEKETGIPDERAHVASVFLNRLAKGMRLQSDPTIIYGLFGGDGKPADRPIYLSDLKKETPYNTYMIKGLPPTPIANPGRDALEAAANPWKTADLYFVADGTGGHVFAATLEEHNANVKRWRKLEADKGADPNIVVDGQPEAQAEPAAQQKKKKTN, encoded by the coding sequence GTGAGCGATACGAATCAGAGCAACGACGCGGCGGGCCACAACGGCCATCCGGCGCAGAACGGGCCGATCATTCCGAAGTCGCCCAATGAAGCGCTGCGCCCGGAACGCGTTCCGGAGCCGCCGAAGCGCTCGAAGAAGGCGCGCAGCCAGGTCGTCATCTTCCTGAACTTCCTGATGACGATGGTCGTGCTTGCCTGCGCCGCCGGCATCTTCGCCTTTTACTACGCGATCTCCAGTTACCAGGACCCCGGTCCGTTGGAGACGAACACCAATTTCATCGTGCGCAACGGCGCGGGCCTTTCGGAAATCGCCACCAATCTTGAGCGCAACAACATCGTCTCCGACGCCCGCATCTTCCGCTATCTCACGGCGACATACCTGAACGAGGGGGAGAGCCTGAAGGCCGGCGAATACGAGATCAAGGCGAAGGCTTCCATGAACGACATCATGGAACTGCTGAAGTCCGGTAAATCGATCCTCTATTCGATCTCCTTCCCGGAGGGCCTGACGGTGCGCCAGATGTTCAACCGCATGAGCGGGGATACCGTCCTCGAAGGCGAGCTGCCGACGGCGCTGCCGCCCGAAGGCAGCCTGCGTCCCGATACCTACAAGTTCTCCCGCGGCACGAAACGCTCCGAGATCATCGACCAGATGGCTGCAGAGCAGAAAAAGCTCGTCGACCAGATCTGGGAGAAACGCGATCCTTCGGTCTCGCTGAAATCCAAGGAAGAGTTCGTCGTACTTGCTTCGATCGTCGAGAAGGAGACTGGCATTCCCGACGAGCGCGCGCATGTCGCATCCGTTTTCCTCAACCGGCTCGCCAAAGGCATGCGGCTTCAATCCGATCCGACGATCATCTACGGCCTCTTCGGTGGTGACGGCAAGCCTGCCGACCGGCCGATCTACCTGTCGGACCTGAAGAAGGAAACGCCGTACAACACTTACATGATCAAGGGCCTGCCGCCGACGCCAATCGCAAATCCCGGCCGTGATGCCCTGGAAGCAGCGGCCAATCCCTGGAAGACGGCGGACCTCTATTTCGTTGCCGACGGCACCGGCGGCCACGTTTTTGCGGCGACGCTCGAAGAGCACAATGCCAACGTCAAGCGCTGGCGCAAGCTCGAAGCTGACAAGGGCGCCGATCCGAATATCGTGGTTGACGGCCAGCCGGAGGCCCAGGCCGAGCCGGCGGCTCAGCAGAAGAAAAAGAAGACGAACTGA
- a CDS encoding YicC/YloC family endoribonuclease: MALQSMTGFARREGTSGRWRWAWELRSVNGKGLDLRLRLPPGLERMETDVRRIMGEQFSRGNMQANLSVSAAENRFETVLNQDALANVLAMRDQLAGVIDPAPLTLDTLLSIRGLVEFRETQDSEEEIAARDADVTKGLLAALADLKLMREQEGAALSRVLLNHVSTIEDLTHVIERDPSRTPQEISARVKAQVALLMDGAGALDRDRLHAEAALLATKADLREEIDRLKAHVAAARDLLDRGGPVGRKLDFLAQEFNRESNTICSKSNASAVTAAGIELKVVIDQFREQVQNLE; the protein is encoded by the coding sequence ATGGCTTTGCAGTCCATGACCGGTTTTGCGCGGCGCGAGGGAACGAGCGGGCGCTGGCGCTGGGCTTGGGAACTGCGGTCGGTAAACGGCAAGGGGCTCGACCTGCGCCTTCGCCTGCCGCCGGGCCTTGAGCGCATGGAAACAGATGTTCGCCGCATTATGGGCGAACAGTTCAGCCGCGGCAACATGCAGGCCAACCTCTCGGTTTCGGCAGCCGAAAACCGCTTCGAAACGGTTCTCAATCAGGACGCTCTGGCCAATGTGCTTGCAATGCGTGACCAGCTTGCAGGCGTCATCGATCCGGCGCCTCTGACCCTCGATACGCTGCTTTCGATCCGCGGTCTCGTCGAGTTTCGCGAGACGCAGGACAGCGAAGAAGAAATCGCCGCCCGCGATGCGGACGTCACCAAGGGCCTGCTGGCTGCACTTGCTGACCTCAAGCTCATGCGGGAACAGGAGGGGGCTGCTCTGTCTCGCGTGCTGCTCAATCATGTCTCGACGATCGAGGACCTGACGCACGTGATCGAACGCGACCCGTCGCGCACGCCGCAGGAGATTTCCGCGCGCGTCAAGGCGCAGGTTGCCTTGCTGATGGACGGAGCGGGCGCGCTCGACCGCGACAGGCTGCATGCGGAGGCGGCTCTGCTTGCGACGAAGGCCGATCTGCGCGAGGAAATCGACCGGCTGAAGGCGCATGTCGCGGCCGCACGGGATCTGTTGGACCGCGGCGGCCCGGTCGGCCGCAAGCTCGATTTCCTTGCACAGGAATTTAACCGCGAATCGAATACCATCTGTTCGAAGTCGAATGCCTCGGCGGTCACTGCCGCGGGCATCGAACTGAAAGTCGTCATCGACCAGTTCCGCGAACAGGTCCAGAATCTGGAGTAG
- the gmk gene encoding guanylate kinase → MKPAKASPVPIARRGLMLVISSPSGAGKSTIARTLLAQDSQIGLSVSVTTRQRRPSEVEGIHYHFKSIREFERLRDSDALLEWAEVHGNFYGTPREPVEAAMAEGRDMLFDIDWQGAQQLQEKMSADVVSIFVLPPTMTELQSRLHRRAEDSEEVIAQRLANSRAEIAHWREYDYVIVNDDLDTAFDAVQAIVKAERLRRDRRHGIYDFVTKLLEETPVL, encoded by the coding sequence ATGAAGCCGGCGAAAGCCTCGCCCGTTCCGATCGCTCGCCGCGGTCTGATGCTCGTCATCTCGTCGCCTTCGGGCGCGGGAAAGTCGACGATTGCGCGGACGCTGCTTGCCCAGGATAGCCAGATCGGCCTCTCCGTCAGCGTGACGACCCGCCAGCGGCGCCCAAGCGAGGTCGAGGGCATTCACTACCACTTCAAGAGCATCCGCGAATTCGAGCGACTGCGCGATTCCGATGCGCTGTTGGAATGGGCTGAAGTGCACGGCAATTTCTACGGCACGCCGCGCGAACCGGTGGAAGCAGCGATGGCCGAAGGCCGCGATATGCTTTTCGACATCGATTGGCAAGGCGCCCAGCAGCTGCAGGAGAAGATGTCGGCAGATGTCGTATCCATCTTCGTTCTGCCGCCGACGATGACCGAATTGCAATCACGGCTTCACCGCCGCGCGGAAGATTCGGAAGAGGTCATCGCCCAGCGGCTTGCCAATTCGCGCGCCGAAATCGCCCATTGGCGGGAATATGACTATGTCATCGTCAACGACGATCTCGATACTGCCTTCGACGCCGTGCAGGCGATCGTGAAGGCCGAGCGCCTGCGCCGCGACCGGCGGCACGGCATCTACGATTTCGTCACCAAACTGCTGGAAGAGACGCCGGTTCTTTAA
- the rsmA gene encoding 16S rRNA (adenine(1518)-N(6)/adenine(1519)-N(6))-dimethyltransferase RsmA, producing MAALDGLPPLRDVIQRHGLDARKALGQNFLLDLNLTQKVARTAGSLEGCTVFEVGPGPGGLTRAILALGAKKVIAVERDPRCLPALAEISAHYPGRLEVIGGDALKTDFEALAPGGPVKIIANLPYNVGTQLLVNWLLPKEWPPFWESLTLMFQKEVGERIVAEQDDDHYGRLGVLCGWRADARMAFDVSPQAFTPPPKVTSTVVHLTPKANPIPCAVANLERVTHAAFGQRRKMLRQSLKPLGGESLLNKVGIDPQRRAETLSVGEFCLLANSL from the coding sequence ATGGCTGCGCTCGATGGTCTGCCGCCGCTTCGCGACGTGATCCAGCGTCACGGCCTCGACGCGCGCAAGGCACTCGGGCAAAACTTCCTTCTCGACCTCAACCTGACGCAAAAGGTTGCCCGCACGGCAGGATCGCTTGAAGGCTGCACCGTCTTTGAAGTGGGACCTGGACCCGGCGGGCTGACGCGCGCCATCCTGGCGCTGGGCGCGAAGAAGGTGATTGCCGTCGAGCGTGATCCGCGCTGCCTGCCAGCACTGGCGGAAATATCCGCTCATTATCCTGGCAGGCTCGAGGTCATCGGCGGCGATGCGCTGAAGACCGATTTCGAGGCGCTGGCGCCTGGGGGACCCGTCAAGATCATCGCCAACCTTCCGTACAATGTCGGCACGCAACTGCTGGTAAATTGGCTGCTGCCAAAAGAGTGGCCGCCGTTTTGGGAATCCTTGACGCTGATGTTCCAGAAAGAAGTCGGCGAGCGCATAGTCGCTGAACAGGATGACGACCACTATGGCCGCCTCGGCGTACTCTGCGGCTGGCGCGCCGATGCCCGCATGGCTTTCGACGTATCGCCGCAAGCCTTCACGCCGCCTCCGAAGGTGACATCGACGGTGGTGCATCTGACGCCGAAGGCAAACCCCATCCCCTGCGCCGTCGCCAATCTTGAAAGAGTAACACATGCGGCCTTCGGTCAGCGGCGCAAGATGCTTCGCCAGAGCCTCAAGCCGCTCGGCGGCGAGAGCCTGCTCAACAAGGTGGGTATAGACCCGCAGCGCCGCGCCGAAACACTATCCGTCGGGGAATTCTGCCTGCTCGCGAATTCGCTTTAA
- the pdxA gene encoding 4-hydroxythreonine-4-phosphate dehydrogenase PdxA, which yields MATPFSRPLALTQGDPAGIGPDITLMAWLRRRELGLPAFFLIGDPDVLAARARQLDLSVVIAEANAATAADVFAGALPVLPVPAGVEVAAGEPHVATATGTIAAIETAVSLVVKGEAAGVVTNPIAKAVLYEAGFKFPGHTEFLADLASRATGNPVRPVMMLAGPKLRAIPVTIHIPIKDVPQALSGELIAETCRIAHSDLRRRFGIERPRLAVAGLNPHAGENGTMGREDEDIIHPAIQLLRSEGIDAIGPLPADTMFHDEARARYDVAVCMYHDQALIPVKALGFDDSVNVTLGLPFVRTSPDHGTAFGIAGKGIARENSLIAALKLAAHLSRPAEHR from the coding sequence GTGGCTACTCCGTTTTCGCGCCCCCTTGCGCTGACGCAAGGCGATCCGGCCGGCATCGGCCCGGACATAACCCTGATGGCCTGGCTGAGGCGGCGTGAGCTCGGCCTGCCGGCCTTCTTTCTGATCGGCGATCCTGATGTGCTGGCGGCAAGAGCACGGCAGCTCGATCTTTCCGTCGTGATAGCCGAAGCGAACGCCGCAACGGCCGCGGATGTCTTTGCCGGTGCTCTCCCCGTCCTGCCTGTTCCTGCGGGCGTCGAGGTGGCTGCCGGCGAGCCGCATGTCGCGACTGCAACGGGTACGATCGCTGCGATCGAAACGGCCGTATCGCTCGTCGTCAAGGGCGAGGCAGCGGGAGTCGTCACCAATCCCATCGCCAAAGCTGTTCTTTACGAGGCCGGCTTCAAGTTTCCGGGGCACACCGAATTCCTTGCTGATCTCGCGAGCCGCGCGACCGGCAATCCGGTCAGGCCGGTGATGATGCTTGCCGGACCGAAGTTGCGGGCGATACCAGTTACCATTCACATCCCGATCAAGGACGTGCCGCAGGCTTTGAGCGGTGAATTGATCGCAGAGACCTGCCGTATCGCGCATTCCGATCTCAGGCGCCGCTTCGGCATCGAAAGGCCACGCCTTGCCGTCGCCGGTCTCAATCCGCATGCCGGCGAAAACGGAACGATGGGGCGCGAGGACGAAGACATCATTCATCCCGCCATACAGCTTCTGCGCTCCGAGGGCATCGACGCGATCGGCCCCCTGCCCGCCGATACCATGTTCCACGACGAGGCTCGCGCCCGGTATGATGTCGCGGTCTGCATGTATCATGATCAGGCCCTGATCCCGGTCAAGGCGCTCGGCTTCGACGATTCCGTCAATGTGACGCTCGGCCTGCCTTTCGTGCGGACATCGCCGGATCATGGCACAGCCTTTGGCATTGCCGGCAAGGGCATCGCGCGCGAAAATAGCCTGATTGCCGCCCTCAAGCTTGCAGCCCATCTCAGTCGTCCCGCGGAACACCGCTGA
- a CDS encoding SurA N-terminal domain-containing protein gives MIGARKTVTTLFAGAAFCVLAALVQPQSGSAFAASEVKAVVNGVALTTGDVARRQAFLRLQHQKADAKTAEESLVEETLKRQEISRVRMSVSKEEVDASFVRFASGNKLSTEQLTQILTQAGVGADHFKQYIAVQMSWPRVVNARYGSSARMSSSDLVSRMMENNKQKPVTTEYMLQQIIFVVPQSKKGITGKRKSEAEASRSKFPGCEQAKVFAATMRDVSVRELGRVLAPELPAEWKPLIEQAKGNTTATRVTEKGVEYLAICSQREVSDDTAAEIVFRQEDLDKAKAGKSAPENENATKYLEELRKKAQIIYR, from the coding sequence ATGATTGGCGCGAGAAAGACTGTTACGACTCTATTTGCCGGCGCTGCGTTCTGCGTGCTCGCTGCGCTTGTTCAGCCACAAAGCGGTTCCGCATTTGCAGCCAGCGAAGTCAAGGCCGTCGTCAACGGGGTGGCACTGACCACGGGCGATGTCGCAAGGCGCCAGGCATTCCTTCGTCTCCAACATCAGAAGGCCGATGCGAAGACGGCGGAAGAATCGCTCGTCGAGGAGACCCTGAAACGTCAGGAAATCTCGCGCGTGCGCATGTCCGTCTCCAAGGAAGAAGTCGATGCGTCCTTTGTGCGTTTTGCGTCGGGAAACAAGCTCTCCACCGAGCAGCTTACGCAAATTCTCACTCAGGCCGGGGTCGGTGCCGATCATTTCAAGCAGTATATTGCCGTGCAAATGAGCTGGCCGCGCGTCGTCAATGCGCGCTACGGGTCGAGCGCCCGCATGTCGAGCAGCGACCTTGTCAGCCGCATGATGGAAAACAATAAGCAGAAGCCGGTCACGACCGAATATATGCTTCAGCAGATCATATTCGTGGTGCCGCAATCGAAGAAAGGCATAACGGGCAAACGCAAGAGCGAGGCCGAAGCCTCCCGTTCGAAATTTCCAGGCTGCGAACAGGCAAAGGTCTTTGCAGCAACGATGCGTGACGTATCAGTCCGCGAACTCGGCCGCGTGCTGGCACCGGAACTTCCGGCCGAGTGGAAGCCGCTGATCGAGCAGGCCAAGGGAAATACCACGGCGACCCGCGTGACAGAAAAGGGCGTGGAATATCTTGCAATCTGCAGCCAGCGCGAGGTATCCGACGACACCGCCGCTGAGATCGTGTTCCGCCAGGAGGATCTCGACAAGGCCAAGGCTGGCAAGAGCGCCCCGGAAAACGAAAACGCTACCAAATATCTCGAAGAGCTGCGCAAGAAGGCGCAGATCATCTATCGCTGA
- a CDS encoding LPS-assembly protein LptD — protein MAAGDRKTFSKQLVALLAGATLLGYSGSIPAVFAQENSTLQKLQPKIDPEAKMMLSANELVYNRDQQIVSAVGGVQINYAGYKMVAQRVEYNQKTGRMMAVGNIELISPDGNRMYSDKLDVTDDFAEGFVNALRIETTDNTRIAAESGERVNDNLMILNKGVYTACLPCAERPERPPFWQVKAERVIQNGEKHTIRLEKARFELLGHPIAFLPWIEVPDQTVKRKSGFLFPSFSTSENLGFGVTVPYYYVFSPSMDLTVSGTGYTNQGFLLDAEFRQRFENGTHTLRVAGINQMHPESFTEGTSDHEADDRGMIGSKAEFKINPRWAFGWDVMVQSDNNFSRTYELKGFNETTHVNQVYLTGLGKRNYFDIRSFYFDVQDSDPHSEEEKQQAIVYPVIDYHAVAPQPLAGGELSLDVNFTNISRTHDSFFDNPAGDDRFSLKGQTSRLTGELEWKRTFVTPQGVLITPLLAARGDALALNVDDPNSISGTSVYNGDFENGDGATRGMITAGLEARYPILMTTANSTHVLEPIAQIYARPDESLAGALPNEDAQSFVFDATSLFERDKFSGYDRIEGGTRANIGFQYTGTFDNGYKLHGIFGQSYHLAGQNSFATDDLVNAGANSGLETDRSDYVGLGGIETPQGLSLAASYRLDEKDLSFRRGDLTAGFQTDTFQSQLLYTHISSQPDYGSAEDGDEIQTKATVKFRDYWSVFGGIAWDLNNDVVSRKTLGLSYEDECTIFTIAYTSKRDTSDESASDWSIGARLTFRTLGDVNVGYSDDIEKNIYNN, from the coding sequence GTGGCGGCAGGCGACCGCAAGACTTTTAGTAAACAGTTGGTTGCCCTGCTCGCAGGGGCGACTCTGCTTGGCTATTCTGGAAGCATTCCTGCGGTGTTCGCGCAGGAGAATTCGACGTTGCAGAAGCTGCAGCCGAAGATCGATCCCGAAGCGAAAATGATGCTTTCGGCCAACGAGCTCGTCTACAACAGGGACCAGCAGATCGTCTCCGCAGTCGGGGGCGTCCAGATCAACTATGCGGGCTACAAAATGGTGGCCCAGCGCGTGGAATACAACCAGAAGACGGGCCGCATGATGGCGGTCGGCAATATCGAGCTGATCAGCCCCGACGGAAACCGCATGTATTCCGACAAGCTCGATGTGACCGACGACTTCGCCGAAGGCTTCGTCAATGCGTTGCGTATCGAGACCACGGACAACACACGCATCGCGGCCGAAAGCGGTGAGCGCGTCAACGATAACTTGATGATCCTCAACAAGGGCGTCTACACCGCATGCCTTCCCTGCGCCGAACGGCCGGAACGACCGCCTTTTTGGCAAGTCAAGGCCGAGCGGGTCATTCAGAACGGCGAAAAACATACTATCCGGCTGGAGAAGGCACGCTTCGAATTGCTCGGCCATCCGATCGCCTTCCTCCCCTGGATCGAGGTCCCGGACCAGACGGTCAAGCGGAAGTCCGGCTTTCTGTTTCCGAGTTTCAGTACATCGGAGAACCTCGGATTCGGGGTTACCGTTCCCTACTACTACGTCTTCTCGCCCAGCATGGACCTGACGGTCAGCGGCACCGGCTACACGAATCAGGGCTTCCTGCTCGACGCTGAGTTCCGGCAGCGTTTCGAGAACGGCACGCATACCCTGCGCGTAGCGGGCATCAACCAGATGCACCCAGAGAGCTTCACCGAGGGCACAAGCGACCACGAGGCCGATGACCGCGGAATGATCGGATCCAAGGCAGAGTTCAAGATCAATCCCCGCTGGGCATTCGGCTGGGATGTCATGGTGCAGAGCGATAATAACTTCTCGCGTACCTACGAACTCAAAGGGTTCAACGAGACAACCCATGTCAACCAAGTCTACCTGACCGGCCTCGGCAAGCGGAATTACTTCGACATCAGATCGTTCTACTTTGACGTTCAGGACTCCGATCCGCATAGCGAGGAAGAAAAGCAGCAGGCGATCGTCTATCCGGTGATAGACTATCATGCTGTGGCTCCGCAGCCGCTGGCCGGTGGCGAATTGTCGCTCGACGTCAACTTCACGAATATTTCGCGCACCCATGACAGTTTCTTCGACAATCCGGCAGGTGATGATCGCTTCTCACTGAAGGGGCAGACATCGCGTCTGACCGGCGAACTCGAGTGGAAGCGAACTTTCGTGACGCCGCAGGGCGTACTCATTACGCCTCTGCTCGCCGCGCGCGGCGACGCACTGGCGCTGAATGTGGACGATCCCAACTCCATCAGCGGGACGTCCGTATACAACGGCGACTTCGAAAACGGTGATGGCGCAACGCGCGGGATGATTACCGCCGGCCTGGAAGCGCGCTACCCGATTCTGATGACGACGGCCAACAGCACGCATGTCCTTGAGCCGATTGCCCAAATCTACGCCCGTCCCGATGAGTCTCTGGCGGGCGCCCTGCCCAACGAGGACGCGCAGAGCTTCGTCTTCGACGCGACGTCGCTCTTCGAGCGCGACAAGTTCTCGGGTTACGATCGCATCGAGGGCGGCACGCGTGCCAATATCGGCTTCCAGTACACCGGCACCTTCGACAACGGCTACAAACTTCACGGCATTTTCGGCCAGTCCTATCATCTTGCTGGCCAGAACTCCTTCGCCACGGACGATCTCGTGAATGCGGGAGCGAATTCGGGTCTTGAGACCGACCGTTCCGACTATGTCGGGCTGGGCGGCATCGAGACGCCGCAGGGCCTTTCCCTCGCCGCCTCGTACCGTCTGGACGAGAAGGATCTCTCATTTCGCCGCGGCGATCTGACGGCCGGATTCCAGACCGATACATTCCAGAGCCAGCTTCTTTACACCCATATTTCATCTCAGCCGGATTACGGCTCCGCCGAAGACGGTGATGAAATCCAGACCAAGGCAACGGTCAAGTTCAGGGACTACTGGTCCGTCTTCGGCGGCATTGCGTGGGATCTCAACAACGACGTCGTCAGCAGGAAGACTCTCGGCCTCTCGTATGAAGACGAATGCACGATCTTCACGATCGCCTATACTTCAAAACGCGATACAAGCGACGAGTCGGCAAGCGACTGGAGCATTGGCGCCAGACTTACGTTCCGCACCCTCGGCGATGTCAACGTCGGATATTCTGACGATATCGAAAAGAATATCTACAATAATTGA
- the lptG gene encoding LPS export ABC transporter permease LptG, producing MIFGTLGRYFFRRYLAITIWFFLGIISIVFLIDFSETAGRMSGLPGYTVAGGLLMTAVRLPLIIQQTVPFIALFVGMTVLIGLNRKYELVVARAAGISVWQFMSPFIAGAFLLGILTMAVINPLAAWGQRQAALVETDWRGQEKATSSKPQVPWLRQISGKDDVIIGARTIQQNGTLLIDAVLIHFDSDGRVILRQDAASAKLEDGYWLLKNVTERRPGEIAVRKDTVQLRTNLKQDFVQERLTSPETIAFFDLSNRIAIAKSFGVPTKALETQFHSLLSQPLLLVAMTLIAATVSLKFSRFNQSRSVILGGILSGFVLYVVNVLVKAFGSSGVVPPFVAAWIPVVVALALGATILLHQEDG from the coding sequence ATGATCTTCGGCACCTTGGGACGCTACTTCTTCCGCCGCTATCTTGCGATAACGATCTGGTTCTTCCTTGGAATCATCTCGATTGTCTTTCTTATCGATTTCAGCGAGACGGCAGGCCGAATGTCCGGGCTTCCGGGCTATACCGTTGCCGGCGGCCTGTTGATGACGGCCGTCCGACTGCCGCTCATCATCCAACAGACCGTTCCGTTCATTGCGCTCTTTGTCGGAATGACGGTGCTGATCGGGTTGAACCGCAAGTATGAACTCGTGGTGGCACGCGCAGCCGGTATATCGGTATGGCAGTTCATGTCGCCCTTCATCGCCGGCGCCTTCCTGCTCGGCATCCTGACGATGGCGGTCATCAATCCGCTCGCGGCCTGGGGCCAGCGTCAGGCCGCACTGGTGGAGACCGATTGGCGCGGCCAGGAGAAGGCCACAAGCAGTAAGCCGCAGGTTCCCTGGCTGCGCCAGATCAGCGGAAAGGACGACGTCATCATCGGCGCTCGTACGATTCAGCAGAACGGAACACTGCTGATCGATGCCGTTTTGATCCACTTCGATTCGGATGGCCGCGTGATTCTGCGCCAGGATGCAGCTTCCGCAAAATTGGAAGATGGTTACTGGCTCCTTAAGAACGTTACCGAGCGCCGGCCGGGCGAAATCGCAGTCCGCAAGGATACGGTCCAGCTTCGCACCAATTTGAAACAGGACTTCGTCCAGGAGCGCCTGACATCGCCTGAAACCATTGCTTTTTTTGATCTTTCCAATCGAATAGCAATTGCAAAATCCTTCGGTGTTCCGACGAAGGCGCTGGAGACGCAATTTCACTCATTGCTGTCTCAACCACTGCTGCTTGTCGCGATGACTCTCATTGCTGCAACAGTGTCTTTAAAATTTAGCCGGTTCAACCAGTCGAGGTCGGTGATTCTGGGTGGAATCCTTTCGGGCTTCGTGCTTTATGTCGTCAACGTGCTTGTAAAAGCATTTGGAAGCAGCGGAGTCGTACCGCCTTTCGTGGCGGCGTGGATTCCGGTCGTCGTCGCGCTGGCTCTGGGCGCAACGATTCTGCTTCATCAGGAGGACGGCTAG